TGTCCTGCACTTCCGGGGCAATGCCGCATCCGTCGTCGGAATAAGTCAGGCTCAGCGTGCCGTCATTCTTGGCGACCGCAATGCGGATCAGACCGGCCTGCCCCTCGCCAAAGGCATGAGTCAGGGAGTTGACGATGAAGTTGGTCAGGATCTGGGAAAGCGCCCCGGGATAGCTCTCAATGACCAGATCCTCGTCGCACTCCACCTCGACGCGATGCGGCGTCTTCTTGAGCTTTGGCCGCAGGCTCAGGAGCACCTGCCCGATGTATTCCCGCACGTTGAAGCTGCGCCGCGATTCGGAGACCTGGTCCGCCGCGACCATCTTGAAACTGCGGATCAGATCGGAAGCGCGATTCAGGTTCAAAAGACTCATCTCAAGCCCTTCGCGAGTGGACTCCAGATACTCGGTCAGATCCGAACGCTTCATTTCCCCTTTCGTGAAAAGCGCGTTTAAAATGCGGTTCTTCTCAGCCATGGTCGACGAAGCGGACAGAGCCACACCCACGGGCGTATTGATTTCGTGAGCCACTCCGGCCACCAGTCCGCCCAGGGCCGCGAGCTTCTCAGACATGACCAGCTGGCCCTGGGCCTGACGAAGGTTCCCCAGGGCGGTCTGCAATTCCTTATTGGCTTTCGCCAATTCGGCGGTGCGACTCGCCACCCGTTCTTCGAGCTCCGTGTTCAGTTGGCAGCATTCATGTTCGGCCCGTCGCCGGTCGAAATCCTGAATTTGGAGACTCTCGGCCATGCGGTCGAACGCGGCGGCAAGCACCCCAAGTTCGCCCTTGTCATGGTCGAGCATGGTACGCGTGCTCAAATCACCGGTACCAAGGCGATCAGCCGCTGCCATCAGCCGCTCCAGACGACGCATTATAGTCAGATTCCCCACGAACCAGGCGGTGGCCACAGCCAGGACCGCAGCCAGCACAAGCAAAACCATGTCACGCACCAGCGCCCGCCTCGCCTCAGCCAGGGCCAGATCCTCGGGCTGCCCAAGGCGGATCATGAGCGGCGGCGAATGGGCATCCTCGAACTGCACGCGCTTGAAACCGTAGAGCCGCCGCACCCCGTCAACACCCTTATCCAGAAAAGTGCCCTGGTCCGCGCCCGCCGACATCTTCTCTATCATATAAGGCAAATCGGGCACCCAGGTGTATTTCTCGGTTTCCGGAAACCGGGTCAGGCGGATGCCTTCGGCGTCGGTCAGAGTGAAAACAGAACCTTCGGGCAAGTGGGCGGCGGCGAATATGCGCCCGAAGTAGTTCAGGTCAAACAAGGCCACCAGCACTCCGCGCAGCCCTCCCTCCCGATCCATGACCGGCTGGGCGAATTCCATGACCACGCTTCGGACGCCTTGGCGCAGGTGATACATGCCCGTCACAAAGCGCATGCCCTGTTTGGCGTCCTGAAAATAGACCTCGCCTGCGATGGAGGAAAAGGAATCCACCGGAGAGACCGCCACAATGCGACCGGCAGGATCGGACAAGACCAAGGCAACGTAGGCTTCATTGCGGGTCAGCATCTCCTCCAGCAAAAGCTGCGATCCCAGGGGATCGAGGGTCTGGATCTCATGCGCCTTGGCCAGGGTGGCCAGCAACAAGCGGGCGTTCTCGACAACCTGTTCGTGATGCGAAGCCATGCCGTGAATCTGACGCAAGGCCGCCTCTTCGGCATCGACGATCATGTGTTCCCGGAGCGAGTAGCCCGAGCACAGCATGATCCCAAGAGCCGGGAGCATCGCCAAAAGTACGAGAAAGACAAGAATCGCGCGGATGGAAGAGAAAAACGAAAATCGCATATTTCCTCCGGCAAGCGGAAAAAGCTCAAAAAGTATGTTGCTTTTATCAGAGGAATAACGGCGCAGGGCGATGGAAGCAAGAAGTTCCCGCAAGATTGTACATCTTGCGGGAACTTGGGAGGGGCGTACAAAGAGTCGAAACGGTCTAGTGCTCGGAGGTCACGGAGCGGGCGATGGAATAGCAATAATCGCCAATTTTTTCGAGCCGTGCCAGTAGGTTGATAAAAGTCAAGCCGCCTTCGATCCCGCATTTGCCGATCTTGAGCCGCTCGATGTGGGCTTCACGCATGGACTCGCGCATGGCGTCGATGGTCCGCTCGGCCGCCTCGGCCCGTTCCATGAAATGTTCCGGCTGCCTGATCAGGGCATCGCTGATCATTTTCAGAAATTCATCGACCTTGGCGGCGATGATAAACAGATCGCGCATGGCGACTTCATTGAATTTGAGTTCCTTGTCGACAATGTCTTCGCACAGCAGCCCAAACGCCTCCACGGCATCACCGATACGCTCAAGATTGTTGACGACGCGCATCTGCTCGGCGATGTCGTTGGACGTTTCTTCGTTGATCTCGCTTTGCATGGTCTTGGCCAGGAAGGTAGAGATGGCCCGGTGCATGGCGTTGACCTGGTCCTCGAAACGCTGGCGCTGGCGGATGGTGCGGTGATCCCGCGTCTCCAGGCATTCCAGGGCGTTGTTGTACGCCGCCTGCACGGTCAGGGACATGCGGTGGATTTCGCCGCGAACCTGAGCCAGGGCCGCAACAGGGTTGTCTTCAACGTGCTGATCAAAGACCGGTTGACGGAAGAGAGAGTCTCCCGTGGTCTTGTCACTAGGGGAAAGCAAGGTGCCTACCCTCACCAACACGGGCAAAAAGATCAGAAAAACGAAGGCGTTGGTCAAATTGAAAAGCGTGTGACCGTTGGCCAGATAGCGGCCTATATGCGGGTATTCCTGTCCCACATGCACATCCCAGGGCGGAACGCCCATGAGTTGGGTGAGCCATTCAACCCCCTGCAAGAACCAGGGGAATATGAGCAGCATGATCACCACTCCAAGCACATTGAACATGGTGTTGGACCGCGCCGCCCGATGGGCATCGATATTGGTCGATCCGATGGTGGCCAACTCGGCGGTGATGGTGGTGCCGATGTTTTCGCCCAGCACCAGGGCCATGGCCGAGGGAAAGTCGAGCAGTCCTTGGGTGGCCAGGGCCATGGTCAGGCCCACCGTGGCCGAGGAGGACTGCAAGATCATGGTCAGTCCGCAGCCCGTGGCCACGCAAAGAAGTATCCCGCCTAAAGAGGAGGCGTTGAACTTGGTGAAAAAGGCGATGAACTCAGGCTCCAGGCGCAGGGGCTTGAGGCCCTCGCCCATGACCGTCATGCCGAAAAAAAGCAGGCCGAAACCGAGGATGACTTCACCGAGATAGCGGTATTTCTTGCGCGTGGAAAAATACTTGAGGGGCACGCCGAGGGCAATGGCCGGCAGGGCTAGGGCGGAAAGCTTGAAAGCGATGAGCTGGGCGGTCATGGTCGTGCCCACGTTGCAGCCCAGCATCACGCCCACGGCCTGGGTCAGGGACATGAGCCCCGCCGACACGAAGCTGATGAGCATGACCGTGGTGGCCGAGGATGACTGCACCAGGGCGGTGACGGCCGCGCCCGTGGCGAAGCCCACCACCCTGTTGTCGGACACGGCCTTGAGGACGTTGCGTATCCTGTTACCGGCGGCCATCTGCAGGCCCTCGGTCATAAGCTTCATCCCGAGGATGAAAATGCCGAGTCCTCCAAGGGTCTGGATCAAAATATTGAACATAAGTTATCCATAAGGGTGTTTGTGACAGTTGTATGACAAAGACGCTAAACCCGCACCTCTTTAGAGTATCTTTGGCGTTAAGAAAAGTTTTTTTACGATTCGGAAACAAAGCTGTCACACAACGGTAACAATCAAATTATTCTCTTTTATTTTCATACAATATGTCCAAAAAACAGGAATAAAGCCCTAACGTCCACTCTTCGTGAAACACGTTTGCCTGACCAAAAGCACATCCCGAGTTGCACAATTCGCCTAGCCGTGAGATGAAAAAAAAGACGCGACCAAACCCCTTTTGTACCCCAAGGAGGACTGCCGTGGATAAACAAAACGCCTTTGTGCTCTGGTTTGACGAGCTTGGAATAGAAGATGTGCCGCTGGTCGGCGGTAAGAACGCAAGCCTTGGCGAGATGTACCGCAACCTTGTGCCCAAGGGCGTGCCCATCCCGAACGGTTTCGCGATCACCGCCCATGCCTATCGCCATTTGCTCAAGGCTTCCGGGGCCATGGACAAGATCAGGGCCATCATGGAGGGCCTTGATACCCACGACATGGACAACCTCATGGAACGGGGCAGCCGCATCCGCGCCCTCATACGCAATCTCGAAATCCCGGCGGACCTGCAGAGCGCCATCATTCAGGCCTATCGCAAGCTGGAGGAAACATACGGGGCGAACGTGGACGTGGCCGTGCGTTCCTCGGCCACGGCCGAGGACCTGCCCGACGCCAGCTTCGCCGGTCAGCAGGAGACCTACCTGAACATCCGCGGCGCGGAAGACCTCATGGACGCCTGCCAGCGTTGCTTTGCCTCTCTTTTCACCAACAGGGCCATTTCCTACCGCCAGGACAAGGGATTCGACCATTTCTCCATCGCCCTGTCCATCGGCGTGCAGAAGATGGTGCGCTCGGACCTGTCGGCCAGCGGCGTCATGTTCTCCATCGACACCGAGACCGGCTTCAAGGACGCGGTCTTCCTGACTGGGGCCTGGGGCCTCGGAGAAAACGTGGTCCAGGGCGCGGTCAACCCCGATGAATGGTACGTCTTCAAGCCCACGCTCAAAAAAGGGTTCAAGCCCATCATCATGAAGCGGGTCGGCGGCAAGGCCATCAAAATGATCTACACCACCGACGCCAAGGCTCCGACCAAGAACGTGGCCGTGCCCGAAGAGGACCGGCGCAGGCTGGTCATAAGCGACGAGGAGGTCGTGGCCCTGGCCCGCATGGCCTGCACCATCGAGGAACATTACAGCGCCCATCGCGGCCAGTTCACGCCCATGGACATCGAATGGGCCAAGGACGGCCAGACAGGAGAGCTCTTCATCGTCCAGGCCAGGCCCGAGACCGTGCATTCCATGAAAGACCTGGCCGTGCTCAAGAAATACGTACTCCTGGAAAAGGGGGAAACGCTGGTCGAAGGCCAGTCGGTGGGCGAGCTCATCGGTCAGGGGCCGGTGCAGGTCATCAAGTCGGCGGGGATGATCCACACCTTCCGCAAAGGCGAGGTGCTGGTCACGGATATGACCGACCCGGACTGGGAGCCGATCATGAAGATCGCCTCGGCCATCGTCACCAACCGTGGAGGCAGGACCTGCCACGCGGCCATCGTCAGTCGGGAACTGGGCATCCCCTGCATTGTCGGCACAGGGAACGCGACCATGAAGCTGAACCAGGGCGAGGAAGTGACCGTGGACTGCTCCGAGGGATCCATCGGCAGTGTTTACCGAGGGCTTGTGCCTTTTGAAGTCCAGGAGACGGATCTTGGCACCCTGCCCAAACCCAAAACCAAGATCATGATGAACCTGGCCAGTCCCGAGCAGGCCTTCGAGAAGAGCTTCATCCCCAACGAAGGAGTGGGCCTGGCGCGGGAAGAATTCATCATCAACTCCTATATCAAGATCCACCCCCTGGCGCTTCTGAACTACGAGGACCTGCCTGACGACATTCTAAAGCGCGCCATCGCCGACATGACCTCAGGCTATGCCGACAAGGCGGAATTTTTTGTCGACAAGCTGGCCGAAGGGGTGGGCATGATCGCGGCCGCCTTCTACCCCAAGCAGGTCATCGTGCGCCTCTCGGATTTCAAGTCCAACGAATACGCCAACCTCATCGGCGGCAAGCTTTTCGAGCCCGACGAGGAGAACCCCATGATCGGCTGGCGCGGGGCCTCGCGCTACTACTCCCCGAACTACAAGGCGGCCTTTGGCCTTGAATGCCGGGCCATGAAAAAGATCCGCGAGGACATGGGCCTGACCAACGTCGAAATCATGATCCCCTTCCCGCGCACCGTGGAGGAAGCCAAGAAAGTCATCGAGACCATGGCCGAGTTCGGCCTGCGGCAGGGCGAGAATGGCCTGAAAATCATCGGCATGTGCGAGATCCCGTCCAACGTGATCATGGCCGAGGAGTTCCTGGAGGTTTTCGACGGCTTCTCCATCGGCACCAACGACCTGACCCAGCTCATTTTGGGCGTGGACCGCGATTCGTCCCTGGTGGCCCACGTCTATGACGAGCGCAATCCGGCGGTGAAGCGGTTCGTCAGGCAGGTCATCGAGGTGGCGGTGAAAAAGGGCAAGTACATCGGCATCTGCGGCCAGGCTCCGAGCGACTACCCCGAGTTCGCCGAGTTCGTGGTCGAGTGCGGCATCGAGTCCATGTCCCTGAACCCCGACACGGTCATCAAGACCACCCTCATCGTGGCCGAGCTGGAAAAGAAGCTGGGCCTTGGTTGAACATCCCAGAGCCGGTCACGTCAGCCGTGACCGGCTCTGACTTTTTGCTCCGCGAAGCGCGCTTTTTCGATCATGCGCGCACGTCT
This DNA window, taken from Desulfomicrobium sp. ZS1, encodes the following:
- the ppsA gene encoding phosphoenolpyruvate synthase → MDKQNAFVLWFDELGIEDVPLVGGKNASLGEMYRNLVPKGVPIPNGFAITAHAYRHLLKASGAMDKIRAIMEGLDTHDMDNLMERGSRIRALIRNLEIPADLQSAIIQAYRKLEETYGANVDVAVRSSATAEDLPDASFAGQQETYLNIRGAEDLMDACQRCFASLFTNRAISYRQDKGFDHFSIALSIGVQKMVRSDLSASGVMFSIDTETGFKDAVFLTGAWGLGENVVQGAVNPDEWYVFKPTLKKGFKPIIMKRVGGKAIKMIYTTDAKAPTKNVAVPEEDRRRLVISDEEVVALARMACTIEEHYSAHRGQFTPMDIEWAKDGQTGELFIVQARPETVHSMKDLAVLKKYVLLEKGETLVEGQSVGELIGQGPVQVIKSAGMIHTFRKGEVLVTDMTDPDWEPIMKIASAIVTNRGGRTCHAAIVSRELGIPCIVGTGNATMKLNQGEEVTVDCSEGSIGSVYRGLVPFEVQETDLGTLPKPKTKIMMNLASPEQAFEKSFIPNEGVGLAREEFIINSYIKIHPLALLNYEDLPDDILKRAIADMTSGYADKAEFFVDKLAEGVGMIAAAFYPKQVIVRLSDFKSNEYANLIGGKLFEPDEENPMIGWRGASRYYSPNYKAAFGLECRAMKKIREDMGLTNVEIMIPFPRTVEEAKKVIETMAEFGLRQGENGLKIIGMCEIPSNVIMAEEFLEVFDGFSIGTNDLTQLILGVDRDSSLVAHVYDERNPAVKRFVRQVIEVAVKKGKYIGICGQAPSDYPEFAEFVVECGIESMSLNPDTVIKTTLIVAELEKKLGLG
- a CDS encoding ATP-binding protein, whose product is MRFSFFSSIRAILVFLVLLAMLPALGIMLCSGYSLREHMIVDAEEAALRQIHGMASHHEQVVENARLLLATLAKAHEIQTLDPLGSQLLLEEMLTRNEAYVALVLSDPAGRIVAVSPVDSFSSIAGEVYFQDAKQGMRFVTGMYHLRQGVRSVVMEFAQPVMDREGGLRGVLVALFDLNYFGRIFAAAHLPEGSVFTLTDAEGIRLTRFPETEKYTWVPDLPYMIEKMSAGADQGTFLDKGVDGVRRLYGFKRVQFEDAHSPPLMIRLGQPEDLALAEARRALVRDMVLLVLAAVLAVATAWFVGNLTIMRRLERLMAAADRLGTGDLSTRTMLDHDKGELGVLAAAFDRMAESLQIQDFDRRRAEHECCQLNTELEERVASRTAELAKANKELQTALGNLRQAQGQLVMSEKLAALGGLVAGVAHEINTPVGVALSASSTMAEKNRILNALFTKGEMKRSDLTEYLESTREGLEMSLLNLNRASDLIRSFKMVAADQVSESRRSFNVREYIGQVLLSLRPKLKKTPHRVEVECDEDLVIESYPGALSQILTNFIVNSLTHAFGEGQAGLIRIAVAKNDGTLSLTYSDDGCGIAPEVQDRIFEPFYTTARAKGSTGLGLHIVFNIVTVTLGGTVTCCSALGQGTTFQVRVPV
- a CDS encoding Na/Pi cotransporter family protein; amino-acid sequence: MFNILIQTLGGLGIFILGMKLMTEGLQMAAGNRIRNVLKAVSDNRVVGFATGAAVTALVQSSSATTVMLISFVSAGLMSLTQAVGVMLGCNVGTTMTAQLIAFKLSALALPAIALGVPLKYFSTRKKYRYLGEVILGFGLLFFGMTVMGEGLKPLRLEPEFIAFFTKFNASSLGGILLCVATGCGLTMILQSSSATVGLTMALATQGLLDFPSAMALVLGENIGTTITAELATIGSTNIDAHRAARSNTMFNVLGVVIMLLIFPWFLQGVEWLTQLMGVPPWDVHVGQEYPHIGRYLANGHTLFNLTNAFVFLIFLPVLVRVGTLLSPSDKTTGDSLFRQPVFDQHVEDNPVAALAQVRGEIHRMSLTVQAAYNNALECLETRDHRTIRQRQRFEDQVNAMHRAISTFLAKTMQSEINEETSNDIAEQMRVVNNLERIGDAVEAFGLLCEDIVDKELKFNEVAMRDLFIIAAKVDEFLKMISDALIRQPEHFMERAEAAERTIDAMRESMREAHIERLKIGKCGIEGGLTFINLLARLEKIGDYCYSIARSVTSEH